Proteins from a single region of Mangifera indica cultivar Alphonso unplaced genomic scaffold, CATAS_Mindica_2.1 Un_0011, whole genome shotgun sequence:
- the LOC123205661 gene encoding uncharacterized protein LOC123205661: protein MKDYDKNVVAWTALKSLKTQANSMKHDVAVEDDMANDVENIEHMGNDMAHPWVSYKRPITCDLIMKDYDKNVVAWIALKTLKTQANGMKHDVTVKDDMANDVESIKHMGNDMAHPW from the exons ATGAAGGACTATGACAAGAATGTGGTAGCCTGGACAGCATTGAAATCATTGAAGACACAAGCTAATAGTATGAAACATGATGTGGCAGTTGAGGATGACATGGCAAATGACGTAGAGAACATCGAACACATGGGAAATGATATGGCACATCCTTG GGTCTCATATAAAAGGCCAATAACATGTGATCTGATAATGAAGGATTACGACAAGAATGTGGTAGCCTGGATAGCAttgaaaacattgaagacaCAAGCTAATGGCATGAAGCATGATGTGACAGTCAAGGATGACATGGCAAATGACGTAGAGAGCATCAAACACATGGGAAATGATATGGCACATCCTTGGTGA